One Sulfoacidibacillus ferrooxidans DNA window includes the following coding sequences:
- the ligA gene encoding NAD-dependent DNA ligase LigA → MTDIRRHMEDLRKKLKEYDYHYHVLDQPLIEDVLYDRLLHELTQLEEQYPEYRLEDSPTQRVGGEVIEGFGKVVHQTPMMSLSNAFSEGDLLDFETRVKQVVGDNVSYVCEFKIDGLATSLEYEQGVFIRGATRGDGVTGEDITLNLRTIEVLPQRLTEPKNIVVRGESYLPRAEFIRLNKERALTSEPLFANPRNAAAGSLRQLDTTVTAARRLAFFAYTLVTTAGNASTQLEALEQMKMWGLPINPHYQRCTSMAEVFEYIQHAQEIRETLPYDIDGVVIKVDSFDMQQRLGFTAKSPRFAIAYKFTAQQAESRVKDIELSVGRTGAVTPTAVIDPVLLAGTTVSRATLHNEDFIREKDVRIGDVVVVQKAGDIIPEIVRVVVESRTGSEEPYLMPTICPACHMPLVRAQGEVVLRCVNPNCKAKRMEALIHFASRGAMNIDGLGVMMVEALVKADLVQDVADFYGLSKEQLLRVERMGEKSATNLLQAIDRSRQQPFERLLFGLGIRLVGEKAAQTLARHFRTLDRLVTVTKEELQDIPDIGPKMAESIVLYFTNSENMERLERLRSYGLRFDTDLQVNQVDVNRHIFFGKTIVLTGTFLEFSRQQAQALVEERGGKVTGTVSRKTDYVVAGESAGSKLSKAQELIRANPELPLTILNERDFVALLFATEKGISDLE, encoded by the coding sequence ATGACCGATATACGCCGTCATATGGAAGATCTTCGTAAAAAACTAAAAGAGTATGATTATCATTATCATGTACTCGATCAACCACTGATCGAAGATGTTTTGTACGATCGATTATTGCATGAACTCACACAATTAGAAGAACAGTATCCGGAGTACCGTTTGGAGGATTCACCTACTCAGCGCGTCGGGGGAGAAGTCATTGAAGGGTTTGGGAAGGTTGTTCATCAGACTCCGATGATGTCTTTATCCAATGCATTTTCAGAGGGAGATCTTTTAGATTTTGAAACGCGCGTCAAGCAAGTGGTAGGTGATAACGTTTCTTACGTATGCGAATTTAAAATTGATGGTCTTGCTACGTCGTTAGAGTATGAACAAGGTGTATTTATTCGCGGTGCCACGCGCGGGGATGGCGTGACTGGGGAGGATATCACGCTCAATTTGCGGACGATTGAGGTTTTACCACAGCGGTTGACTGAGCCTAAAAATATCGTCGTACGTGGAGAGTCCTACTTGCCACGCGCTGAGTTTATTCGCTTAAATAAAGAGCGTGCACTGACGTCTGAACCACTTTTTGCAAATCCTCGCAATGCCGCTGCAGGGTCTTTGCGACAACTTGATACGACGGTGACCGCTGCGCGCAGGCTTGCATTTTTTGCGTATACACTTGTAACAACTGCTGGAAATGCATCGACTCAACTGGAAGCACTAGAACAGATGAAGATGTGGGGGCTACCGATCAATCCACATTACCAGCGATGCACCTCCATGGCGGAGGTTTTTGAGTATATTCAACATGCGCAAGAAATTCGCGAAACATTACCATACGATATCGACGGTGTGGTCATAAAAGTCGATTCATTTGATATGCAGCAGCGCCTAGGTTTTACGGCAAAGAGCCCGCGTTTTGCCATCGCCTATAAGTTCACTGCGCAACAGGCGGAAAGCCGCGTAAAGGATATTGAACTGAGTGTTGGGCGAACAGGGGCGGTAACGCCTACTGCTGTGATCGATCCTGTATTATTGGCCGGAACAACAGTGAGTCGTGCAACACTGCACAACGAAGATTTTATTCGCGAGAAAGACGTTCGTATTGGCGATGTCGTTGTCGTACAAAAAGCTGGCGACATTATTCCTGAAATTGTGCGTGTTGTGGTTGAGAGTAGAACCGGTAGTGAAGAACCTTATCTTATGCCTACGATTTGCCCTGCATGTCATATGCCACTTGTACGTGCGCAGGGTGAAGTTGTACTTCGTTGCGTCAATCCAAACTGCAAAGCAAAGCGGATGGAGGCCTTGATCCACTTTGCATCGCGTGGAGCGATGAATATTGATGGATTAGGTGTCATGATGGTAGAGGCACTTGTAAAAGCAGATCTTGTCCAAGATGTAGCCGACTTCTACGGTCTTTCAAAAGAACAGTTGTTGCGTGTGGAACGAATGGGTGAAAAATCTGCAACAAATCTTTTACAGGCAATCGATAGGAGTCGCCAACAGCCGTTTGAACGTTTATTATTTGGATTAGGGATTCGACTTGTTGGGGAAAAGGCTGCACAAACATTGGCGAGGCACTTTAGAACGTTAGACCGATTGGTTACAGTAACAAAAGAAGAATTGCAAGATATTCCTGATATTGGGCCTAAGATGGCAGAGAGTATTGTTTTATACTTCACAAACTCGGAGAATATGGAGCGGCTTGAGCGGTTACGGTCGTATGGACTACGGTTTGACACAGATCTACAAGTAAACCAGGTTGACGTGAACCGGCATATCTTTTTTGGGAAGACTATTGTATTAACAGGGACATTCTTGGAATTTTCTCGCCAGCAAGCACAGGCGTTGGTTGAAGAGCGAGGTGGAAAGGTAACGGGAACGGTTAGTCGTAAAACGGATTACGTCGTGGCAGGAGAAAGCGCAGGATCAAAACTTAGTAAGGCCCAAGAGTTGATCCGCGCAAATCCTGAACTGCCGTTGACGATTCTAAACGAGCGAGATTTTGTTGCATTACTTTTTGCAACAGAAAAAGGAATTAGCGACCTCGAATGA
- the pcrA gene encoding DNA helicase PcrA, producing MEFHANDVETLLSGLNEPQQEAVTCTRGPLLIVAGAGSGKTSVLTRRIAYLLQQEHVAPWSILALTFTNKAAKEMRERVSQLVGPQAQEMWVSTFHSMCVRILRREIDKLGYTGQFTILDSGDQLSAVKRCCEELNYDPKKFEPRSLAAAISGLKNLLIEPHTARIRAGTVMEEVVAEVYKAYQRKLRAQNSLDFDDLIMNTVQLFEQFPAVLDYYQAKFQYIHVDEYQDTNHSQYRLIRLLADRYRNLCVVGDSDQSIYKWRGADIGNILSFETDYPDAKVIKLEQNYRSTKRILLAANGVIEHNAQRPKKTLWTSNDDGEQLHVYRAMDERDEARFIVDEVHRRKQAGQLTYSDVAVLYRTNAQSRAIEEMCLKSGVPYRVFGGIKFYERKEIKDLLGYLRLIANPADDLAFVRVVNVPRRGIGDTTIARMVELAAKQESTLFAITSQMDMLGIAGRFVSAVEGFGSLVRQLAAQQEYLTVTELTEELLERSGYREMLKADHTIEGQARLENVEEFLSVTKEYEQRNPTGGLIGFLTDVALIADADQEGGTGDGLTLMTLHSAKGLEFPIVFLVGLEEGIFPHARSAMDEQELEEERRLCYVGITRARKELYMTCANMRMLFGQTKSNPPSRFLKEIPGDVMDDRGATKSSALRTTRVGSAMEQVPKNFGGDLSVQWDVGDFVMHRKWGEGVILENSGSGEGLELTIEFPAPIGAKKLMVKYAPIVKVSAES from the coding sequence ATGGAATTCCATGCAAATGATGTAGAGACTTTGCTGAGTGGTTTAAATGAACCACAACAAGAAGCAGTGACGTGTACAAGAGGTCCCTTATTGATCGTGGCTGGCGCAGGTAGTGGCAAAACAAGTGTACTTACGAGACGCATTGCTTATTTGTTACAGCAAGAACATGTGGCGCCGTGGAGTATTCTGGCGTTAACATTTACCAATAAAGCGGCAAAGGAGATGCGCGAACGCGTGTCACAATTAGTGGGTCCGCAAGCACAGGAAATGTGGGTATCTACATTTCACTCGATGTGTGTGCGGATTTTGCGTCGTGAGATCGATAAACTTGGTTATACAGGGCAATTTACTATTCTCGATTCTGGTGATCAGTTATCTGCGGTGAAACGTTGTTGTGAAGAGTTAAATTATGACCCCAAAAAGTTCGAACCCCGTTCTCTCGCAGCAGCTATTAGTGGGCTAAAAAATCTCCTCATCGAACCACATACTGCTCGGATACGTGCAGGTACTGTGATGGAAGAGGTTGTGGCAGAAGTGTACAAGGCCTATCAGAGGAAATTGCGTGCCCAAAATTCGTTAGACTTTGATGATTTGATCATGAACACGGTGCAATTATTTGAACAGTTCCCAGCAGTATTAGATTATTATCAGGCAAAGTTTCAATATATCCACGTGGATGAGTATCAGGATACTAATCATAGCCAATATCGTTTGATAAGACTTTTGGCCGATCGTTACCGCAATTTGTGTGTTGTTGGAGATTCAGATCAATCGATTTACAAATGGCGGGGAGCAGATATTGGCAATATTTTATCGTTTGAAACGGATTATCCTGATGCAAAAGTCATTAAATTAGAACAAAATTATCGCTCTACGAAGAGAATATTACTCGCGGCAAATGGCGTGATTGAACATAATGCACAGCGGCCAAAGAAGACACTATGGACATCTAATGATGATGGTGAACAACTGCATGTTTATCGGGCGATGGATGAGCGCGATGAGGCGCGGTTTATTGTCGATGAAGTTCATCGACGTAAACAGGCAGGGCAACTTACCTATAGCGATGTTGCCGTATTGTACAGAACCAATGCACAGTCGCGTGCAATTGAAGAAATGTGTTTAAAATCTGGTGTGCCCTATCGCGTATTTGGTGGGATTAAGTTCTACGAGCGCAAAGAAATTAAAGATTTACTTGGCTATTTGCGATTGATTGCTAATCCAGCAGATGATCTTGCGTTTGTGCGAGTAGTTAATGTCCCCAGGCGTGGCATTGGTGATACCACGATTGCACGCATGGTCGAACTGGCGGCTAAACAGGAAAGTACTCTTTTTGCAATTACTTCGCAGATGGATATGCTCGGTATTGCTGGTCGGTTTGTGAGTGCTGTTGAAGGATTCGGATCTCTTGTAAGGCAGCTTGCTGCACAGCAAGAGTATTTGACAGTTACAGAATTGACAGAAGAACTGTTAGAGCGAAGTGGATACCGTGAGATGCTAAAGGCAGATCATACGATCGAAGGACAGGCTCGACTCGAAAACGTGGAAGAATTCCTGTCAGTGACCAAAGAGTATGAGCAACGCAATCCCACAGGTGGACTAATTGGATTTCTGACAGACGTGGCACTCATTGCAGATGCAGATCAAGAAGGTGGCACAGGTGATGGACTCACTTTGATGACATTGCATAGTGCAAAGGGTTTAGAGTTCCCTATTGTTTTTCTTGTGGGGTTAGAAGAGGGGATTTTTCCTCACGCTCGTTCCGCGATGGATGAACAAGAATTAGAGGAAGAACGCCGTCTATGTTATGTCGGCATTACGCGGGCACGTAAAGAGTTATACATGACGTGTGCGAACATGCGGATGCTGTTTGGACAGACAAAGTCGAATCCGCCATCAAGATTTTTGAAGGAAATCCCTGGCGATGTTATGGATGATAGGGGAGCTACAAAATCATCTGCTCTGCGTACCACACGAGTAGGGAGTGCTATGGAACAGGTGCCTAAAAATTTTGGAGGCGATTTGTCTGTTCAGTGGGACGTGGGTGACTTTGTTATGCATCGCAAATGGGGAGAAGGTGTGATTCTTGAGAATTCAGGTTCTGGGGAAGGGTTAGAACTCACCATTGAATTTCCAGCACCTATTGGAGCGAAAAAATTGATGGTAAAATATGCACCGATTGTGAAGGTGAGTGCTGAGTCATGA
- a CDS encoding MraY family glycosyltransferase — translation MYYIVALVFSFVLVYFSVPYVQKLALKTGFVDMPNQRKIHKAPIPLLGGLAIYCGFVITAAIFTHRAPEFWGITLGGLMIFLLGIVDDFYKTRKRDLSALPKFLVQIIAACILPIFGVSIQGIHIPFLEYGFILFPLWLRVFTTVIWVVAITNMMNFLDGVDGLAAGIAAISATTLFFIALLKGHEAMALLSIILIGTSLGFLRHNFHPARIFMGDAGATFLGYVLAAIAVGGAFKSATLVSMLIPVLALGVPIMDAFYVIFKRFRENRPIYIADKGHTFHYLMKSGLSQKQTVTFLYLLGICFSLVSIVILLVGNKPS, via the coding sequence ATGTATTACATCGTAGCGTTGGTATTCAGTTTTGTACTGGTATACTTTTCAGTACCTTATGTGCAAAAGCTGGCATTGAAAACAGGGTTTGTGGACATGCCTAATCAGCGAAAAATTCACAAGGCGCCTATTCCATTATTGGGTGGATTGGCTATTTATTGTGGATTTGTCATCACTGCAGCGATTTTTACTCACCGTGCGCCTGAATTTTGGGGGATTACGTTAGGTGGGCTAATGATTTTTCTTCTTGGAATTGTTGATGATTTTTATAAAACGCGTAAGCGAGATCTATCTGCTTTACCAAAGTTTCTGGTGCAAATTATAGCTGCCTGCATTCTCCCTATCTTTGGTGTTAGCATTCAGGGGATTCATATCCCTTTTTTAGAATATGGATTTATCCTTTTTCCGCTGTGGCTAAGAGTCTTCACCACAGTGATATGGGTTGTTGCGATCACCAATATGATGAATTTTCTAGATGGAGTGGATGGATTAGCTGCAGGTATTGCTGCGATTTCCGCAACGACGCTCTTTTTTATCGCTTTACTGAAAGGTCATGAAGCCATGGCCCTATTATCTATCATACTCATTGGTACATCGCTTGGATTTTTACGACACAATTTTCACCCGGCACGTATTTTTATGGGTGATGCAGGTGCTACGTTCTTAGGTTATGTATTGGCAGCTATTGCGGTTGGTGGAGCATTTAAATCAGCTACGCTGGTTTCCATGTTAATTCCAGTACTTGCACTTGGAGTTCCAATTATGGATGCTTTTTATGTGATTTTTAAACGATTTCGTGAAAATCGTCCTATCTATATAGCAGATAAGGGCCACACCTTTCATTACCTCATGAAGTCTGGATTGTCGCAAAAGCAAACTGTCACTTTTTTATATTTGTTAGGCATATGTTTTTCGCTTGTGTCTATCGTTATCTTACTTGTGGGAAATAAACCTTCTTGA
- the purE gene encoding 5-(carboxyamino)imidazole ribonucleotide mutase, with protein sequence MKHEDRIVVGVIMGSKSDYETMRAATELLDRFQVPYEAQIVSAHRTPERLYDYAKTARERGLQVIIAGAGGAAHLPGMVASMTTIPVIGVPIQSKALQGLDSLLSIVQMPAGVPVATVAIGVAGAKNAALLTLSILGLGNEAWMDQLQDFRQEQTNSVLQDALPTIFHT encoded by the coding sequence ATGAAACATGAAGATCGGATAGTAGTCGGTGTCATTATGGGAAGCAAATCGGATTATGAGACCATGCGTGCTGCAACTGAATTGCTCGATCGCTTTCAAGTACCGTATGAAGCGCAGATTGTTTCAGCGCATCGTACGCCAGAGCGACTATATGATTATGCCAAAACTGCGCGTGAACGAGGATTGCAGGTAATCATTGCAGGTGCAGGTGGTGCGGCGCACTTACCGGGGATGGTGGCTTCGATGACGACCATTCCGGTGATTGGAGTGCCAATACAATCAAAAGCATTACAAGGACTCGATTCTTTGCTATCGATTGTGCAGATGCCAGCTGGAGTGCCAGTAGCGACTGTGGCGATAGGCGTGGCAGGAGCAAAAAATGCTGCATTGCTTACTTTATCTATTTTAGGACTGGGCAATGAGGCGTGGATGGATCAATTACAGGATTTTCGACAAGAGCAGACAAATAGTGTATTGCAAGATGCATTACCAACTATATTTCATACCTAA
- a CDS encoding HAD family hydrolase: MKHYDLVLFDFDGTLYDSEDHFNTYVDMICTHLDKSQAEQLRNNYTHTREGQGTLHVGEWYDPTTKTSKPFDGSKPTDVKYYLGDYWWIVHTLGHTLGATDQQLADSFLRTREYMMTHTDEIRLVLGLKEWLQTAHEKKDPITILATNSPEVDSVSILKQLEVHSYFSEVICNSRKPTHMREILEHVSTTYDVSPERMLCVGDHYYNDIEPAVLFGADTLFINRHHVSHPRKSTYEVSTSEALIVQLNQIHSS; the protein is encoded by the coding sequence ATGAAACATTACGATCTCGTGTTATTTGACTTTGACGGTACACTTTATGACTCCGAAGATCACTTCAATACCTATGTTGATATGATCTGCACCCATCTAGACAAATCGCAGGCAGAGCAATTGCGCAATAATTACACACATACACGAGAAGGTCAAGGCACTCTTCACGTGGGAGAATGGTACGATCCCACCACCAAAACTTCAAAACCATTTGATGGCAGTAAACCTACTGATGTTAAGTACTACTTAGGAGACTATTGGTGGATCGTTCATACACTCGGACACACGCTCGGCGCCACAGATCAACAACTGGCTGATAGCTTCCTTCGCACGCGCGAATACATGATGACCCACACCGATGAAATTCGACTTGTATTAGGTCTAAAGGAATGGTTGCAAACTGCACATGAAAAGAAAGATCCAATCACGATCCTCGCTACAAATAGTCCAGAAGTCGATAGTGTATCGATTTTAAAACAATTGGAAGTTCATTCTTACTTTTCAGAAGTTATTTGCAACTCTCGAAAACCGACTCACATGCGTGAAATTTTAGAACATGTCAGCACTACATACGATGTATCTCCAGAACGCATGCTTTGTGTCGGTGATCACTACTACAACGATATTGAACCTGCCGTTTTATTTGGTGCAGACACCTTATTTATCAATCGCCATCATGTATCTCACCCACGCAAATCTACTTATGAAGTCAGTACAAGTGAAGCACTAATTGTGCAATTAAATCAAATTCACTCCTCTTAA
- a CDS encoding Fur family transcriptional regulator, giving the protein MRTEEYMHELKDRGYRLTGKRKEILDFLLLHNRYISARELIEYMKEKYPTMSYETVYRNLKTLRDEGMIEESRFEDNETKYRIVCQTGHHHHYICIHCGRTMVIEHCPMPELTVPDGFHVLQHRFEVLGYCAQCQHEMQS; this is encoded by the coding sequence ATGAGAACAGAGGAATACATGCATGAACTGAAAGATCGGGGGTACCGATTGACAGGGAAACGCAAGGAAATCCTTGATTTTCTATTGCTTCATAATCGGTATATTAGCGCGCGTGAACTCATTGAATATATGAAAGAAAAATATCCAACGATGAGCTATGAAACAGTCTATCGCAATTTAAAAACCCTGCGGGACGAAGGTATGATTGAAGAGTCGCGATTTGAAGATAACGAGACGAAGTATCGCATCGTATGTCAAACAGGGCATCATCATCATTATATTTGTATTCACTGTGGAAGGACCATGGTTATTGAACATTGTCCGATGCCAGAGCTAACGGTTCCTGATGGATTTCACGTGTTACAACATCGCTTTGAGGTATTGGGTTATTGTGCGCAGTGCCAACATGAAATGCAATCATAA
- a CDS encoding SIMPL domain-containing protein: MLTRNKVWPWTLFATIVLTTLVVGMVGMSAAHAKVATEKKAMQGTDRTVTVTGLAREYLPVSNERLTISINEQRSSIAQLAQQLEKVAKVIDSAWVQHHIAQSAIRLHSLTIWSQQNHLYNASLQISITTATMQECLQALTVADQWTTPLSPTLTFEDHVQQVAIPTQSLQSHMLHEAFADAREQAQQLAQEADERVGAVVNMRTFVHATANSQQELDAASNVIGGVQVMPSDDVGTDAIVSSVTVTYQLLPPLKSHSISG; the protein is encoded by the coding sequence GTGTTAACAAGAAATAAAGTGTGGCCATGGACGTTATTTGCAACCATCGTGCTTACGACTCTAGTCGTAGGGATGGTTGGCATGAGCGCCGCACATGCTAAAGTTGCAACGGAGAAAAAAGCGATGCAGGGAACGGATCGCACAGTGACGGTCACTGGGCTAGCACGAGAGTATCTCCCTGTTTCAAATGAACGCTTGACGATTAGTATCAATGAACAACGATCTTCTATTGCACAGCTAGCGCAACAACTTGAAAAGGTTGCTAAGGTAATTGATTCGGCTTGGGTGCAGCACCACATCGCCCAAAGTGCCATTCGACTGCATAGCTTAACGATATGGTCGCAACAAAATCATCTGTATAACGCCTCACTTCAAATATCGATCACTACAGCCACGATGCAAGAATGTTTACAAGCACTAACTGTCGCAGATCAATGGACCACTCCTCTTTCTCCCACACTTACTTTTGAGGATCATGTACAACAGGTAGCCATCCCAACTCAATCCCTGCAATCTCACATGCTTCATGAAGCTTTTGCAGATGCAAGAGAACAAGCTCAACAATTAGCACAGGAGGCAGATGAGAGAGTAGGTGCGGTGGTAAACATGCGCACATTCGTTCATGCTACTGCCAATTCACAGCAAGAATTAGACGCCGCCTCAAACGTAATCGGCGGCGTTCAAGTCATGCCAAGTGATGATGTGGGTACAGATGCTATCGTTAGTTCAGTGACTGTTACTTATCAGCTATTGCCACCTTTGAAGTCGCATAGCATATCTGGTTAA
- a CDS encoding 5-(carboxyamino)imidazole ribonucleotide synthase yields MTKEKMAIGILGAGQLAQMTCEAGRALGFDMHVYANHAQEPATFVADRTWVGDLTDYEQLQQFAESVSVITFDTELLPMDAVSYVAQFAKVYPNPDILWIAQHRERERLFLRDQGITMPRIAFVHTHEDIASAVDQVGVPAVLKTVEQGYDGKGQRKITRPDEAIEAWEFLGRVPCVLEEWLDNPLEMSVIVAGSEAHGMAAFPVIDNEHQNHILHQSSVPSQLPVEIQSRAEQIAIFIAHSLHLIGLLTIEMFYTKDGRVLVNELAPRPHNSGHHTQLSTVTSQFEQLIRAITGLELGDVTTKPAAMINLLGDLFLQQSTSHPIYQHVGFVDPHDKEEQNVFFYGKQEARVGRKLGHIIAVGENVQDATAKAQRIYAGYVLREDDVCRD; encoded by the coding sequence ATGACTAAAGAGAAGATGGCTATTGGTATTCTAGGTGCAGGCCAACTCGCTCAAATGACGTGTGAAGCAGGACGAGCACTTGGCTTTGACATGCATGTTTATGCTAATCACGCGCAGGAACCAGCTACATTTGTGGCTGATCGAACATGGGTTGGGGATCTGACAGACTACGAGCAGCTCCAACAGTTTGCAGAGTCTGTTTCCGTTATTACGTTTGATACGGAGTTACTACCTATGGATGCCGTATCCTATGTAGCACAGTTTGCAAAAGTATATCCTAATCCAGATATTTTATGGATTGCGCAACATAGAGAACGAGAGCGGCTTTTCTTGCGCGACCAAGGCATTACAATGCCACGTATTGCCTTCGTCCATACACATGAGGATATTGCATCTGCTGTGGATCAAGTAGGGGTACCTGCCGTCCTAAAGACAGTCGAGCAAGGATATGATGGAAAAGGGCAAAGGAAAATCACAAGGCCAGATGAGGCAATAGAAGCGTGGGAGTTTTTAGGCAGGGTTCCTTGCGTACTGGAAGAATGGCTAGATAACCCTCTCGAAATGTCTGTTATCGTCGCAGGCTCTGAGGCTCATGGGATGGCTGCATTCCCGGTTATTGACAACGAACATCAGAATCATATTTTACATCAGTCATCTGTTCCGTCACAGTTACCTGTAGAAATTCAAAGTAGAGCAGAGCAAATTGCCATTTTCATTGCGCATTCACTGCATTTGATAGGACTTTTGACAATTGAGATGTTTTATACGAAAGACGGACGAGTACTTGTGAATGAATTAGCACCAAGACCGCACAATTCCGGTCACCACACACAGTTGTCTACAGTGACAAGTCAATTCGAACAATTAATACGAGCTATTACAGGGTTAGAACTTGGAGATGTGACGACAAAACCAGCTGCAATGATTAATCTGTTGGGTGATCTTTTTTTACAACAATCAACTAGTCATCCTATCTATCAGCATGTTGGATTTGTTGATCCACACGATAAAGAAGAGCAAAATGTTTTTTTCTATGGCAAACAGGAGGCTCGTGTGGGTCGCAAGCTTGGGCATATCATTGCAGTTGGAGAGAATGTACAAGACGCTACGGCAAAAGCACAACGGATTTATGCAGGCTACGTCTTGCGAGAGGATGATGTGTGTCGTGACTGA
- the gatC gene encoding Asp-tRNA(Asn)/Glu-tRNA(Gln) amidotransferase subunit GatC has translation MSLSRQDVLHVASLARLEVNEAEMESLVSDLTSILEYAEELQQLDLTGVLPMSYVGMLQTVTRPDVVGSSLSDDEALANGPDVEEQQFRVPAVLEG, from the coding sequence GTGAGTTTAAGTAGACAAGATGTGCTTCATGTTGCCTCGTTGGCAAGGTTAGAAGTGAATGAAGCAGAGATGGAGTCCTTGGTAAGTGATTTGACAAGTATTTTAGAGTATGCTGAAGAATTGCAACAACTTGATCTTACGGGTGTGCTACCTATGAGTTATGTGGGGATGTTACAAACGGTGACCCGACCAGATGTTGTGGGTTCATCGCTTTCAGATGACGAAGCTTTGGCCAATGGCCCTGATGTAGAAGAACAACAATTTCGCGTTCCGGCAGTGTTGGAGGGATAG
- a CDS encoding YerC/YecD family TrpR-related protein, protein MQLDKLRDHLVDQLFEAILQLETVEECYHFFDDLCTVGEVQSLAQRMEVARMLRQRMTYSHIEGETGASTATISRVKRCLNYGSDGYNLVLDRLKR, encoded by the coding sequence GTGCAATTAGACAAATTGCGTGATCATCTCGTCGATCAATTATTTGAAGCGATTTTACAGTTGGAGACGGTAGAGGAGTGTTATCACTTTTTTGATGATCTCTGCACTGTAGGTGAAGTTCAATCTCTCGCTCAACGTATGGAAGTTGCGCGGATGTTGAGACAAAGGATGACCTATAGCCATATTGAGGGAGAGACTGGAGCAAGCACTGCAACGATTAGTCGTGTGAAAAGATGTTTGAATTATGGATCAGATGGCTATAATCTTGTACTTGATCGGTTAAAACGCTGA